One window of Nymphaea colorata isolate Beijing-Zhang1983 chromosome 1, ASM883128v2, whole genome shotgun sequence genomic DNA carries:
- the LOC116245623 gene encoding glucosidase 2 subunit beta: MKSSIQNSLSLVCLLFLLKSAFSRRSTSPFLGISPEDEVYFSSPEIRCRDGSKFFPRERLNDGFCDCSDGTDEPGTSSCPESKFYCRNVGSTPILLFSSRVNDHICDCCDGTDENDGKVICPYTCINNGAIQIEISQDKVQQTELVNLDILDDRQQVNKDDIVHKFEGLKVMVLLEVMLLGCIIFFRICYRQIRYRRSHQ, encoded by the exons ATGAAGTCCTcgatccagaactcactgagctTAGTTTGTCTTCTATTCCTTCTCAAATCCGCATTCTCTCGGAGATCTACCTCCCCATTTCTTGGAATCTCTCCCGAAG ATGAAGTGTATTTTTCATCTCCGGAGATCCGTTGCAGAGATGGGTCAAAGTTCTTCCCAAGGGAGAGACTGAATGATGGCTTCTGCGACTGTTCAGATGGCACAGATGAACCTG GAACATCATCCTGCCCAGAGAGCAAATTTTATTGTAGAAACGTGGGAAGCACACCTATTCTGCTGTTCTCTTCCCGAGTGAATGATCATATCTGCG ATTGCTGTGATGGAACTGACGAGAATGATGGAAAAGTTATTTGTCCATACACATGCATAAACAATGGGGCCATTCAGATTGAAATATCACAAGACAAAGTACAACAAACGGAGTTGGTGAATTTGGATATTTTAGATGACAGACAGCAAGTGAACAAAGATGACATTGTTCACAAATTTGAAG GGCTGAAAGTGATGGTTTTACTGGAAGTGATGCTTCTAGGGTGTATCATATTTTTCCGAATTTGCTATCGACAAATCAGATATAGAAGAAGTCACCAATAA
- the LOC116254239 gene encoding GDSL esterase/lipase At5g45950, with translation MGRQSAMVVVVLLLVTIECVVGVQDAEILHDPKLRERARRNNISCLLVFGDSSVDPGNNNVLNTTFKGNFLPYGIDFLHHQPTGRFCNGRLTTDFIAEALGIKYAIPPFLKPGLRREELIHGVSFASAASGYDDLTANLTNVLPIRKQIQYLMHYMVQLRQFVGEQKERETIKNAIIVISAGTNDFIQNYFITPGRSKEFTIDQYIDFLIKCLARDIQEMHALGATRFVVVGVPPLGCMPLVQALHGKNECVAEINQVVVKFNNKIRQKLDTANLWLGAQATTTYVDAYSVLLNAIAQPAKYGFSVSTKGCCGSGVIEFGDTCKGQSTCSDPSKYVFWDAVHPSERMYQIIAIEAIKQVNKQMI, from the exons ATGGGGAGACAGTCTgccatggtggtggtggtgcttcTGCTGGTGACGATCGAGTGTGTGGTGGGGGTGCAAGACGCTGAGATACTGCATGACCCCAAGCTCAGGGAGAGGGCAAGGCGAAACAATATCAGCTGCCTCCTCGTCTTTGGGGACTCCAGCGTAGACCCAGGAAACAACAATGTCCTCAACACCACCTTCAAGGGCAACTTCTTGCCCTACGGCATCgacttcctccaccaccagccCACCGGAAGGTTCTGCAATGGCAGACTCACCACCGACTTCATAG CTGAGGCCCTCGGCATCAAGTATGCAATACCACCTTTTCTAAAACCTGGACTTCGCAGGGAAGAACTTATACATGGCGTCAGTTTTGCATCTGCTGCGTCTGGATACGACGACCTCACCGCGAACCTTACC AATGTCCTGCCGATAAGGAAGCAGATTCAATACCTAATGCATTACATGGTTCAACTGAGACAATTTGTAGGAGAGCAAAAGGAGAGGGAGACGATAAAGAATGCCATAATCGTGATAAGTGCAGGGACTAACGATTTCATTCAAAACTACTTCATTACTCCAGGACGCTCCAAAGAATTCACAATCGACCAGTACATCGACTTCTTGATCAAGTGCTTGGCGAGGGATATCCAG GAGATGCATGCCTTGGGAGCAACAAGGTTTGTGGTCGTCGGGGTGCCGCCGCTGGGTTGCATGCCCCTGGTTCAGGCGTTGCATGGAAAGAATGAATGCGTTGCGGAAATCAATCAGGTGGTTGTGAAATTCAACAACAAGATCAGGCAAAAATTGGACACGGCGAATCTATGGTTGGGTGCGCAGGCCACAACTACATATGTTGACGCCTATTCCGTCCTTCTAAACGCTATTGCACAGCCTGCCAAATATG GTTTCTCAGTGTCAACAAAGGGTTGCTGTGGATCAGGTGTGATAGAGTTTGGTGACACATGCAAGGGACAGAGTACATGCAGTGATCCTTCGAAGTACGTTTTCTGGGATGCCGTGCATCCAAGTGAGAGAATGTATCAAATTATAGCAATAGAGGCCATAAAACAGGtcaacaaacaaatgatctAG